Proteins from a genomic interval of Lycium ferocissimum isolate CSIRO_LF1 chromosome 2, AGI_CSIRO_Lferr_CH_V1, whole genome shotgun sequence:
- the LOC132047810 gene encoding uncharacterized protein LOC132047810: MAQLLAARSELTICLSAHTPQLRELKEVLNKLNGLETSIAPTAETICNSLLGLEESQKRMDDLLNSPQTLQILSQHQHGKWFEEELVSQYKENVRALESSLRRRKGDSTAEAGIARFTNFTKKMKKDAKRLILALKQVDCETVTTAFLETYQETTAVIKALREANAVCVSVIQMIFSFLSMPLLKLKQSKWSLVSQLIHNGRTEHEGVKNSTILETKLKTFEIQLDSIEKGLEGTFRSLIRSRSSLLNVFSC, translated from the exons TTTGCCTGTCAGCTCACACCCCACAACTCAGAGAGTTGAAAGAGGTGCTGAATAAGCTTAATGGATTGGAGACATCCATTGCACCAACAGCTGAAACAATCTGCAACAGTTTGCTCGGGTTGGAGGAGTCACAGAAGCGCATGGATGATCTTCTTAACTCGCCTCAAACTCTTCAGATACTCTCCCAACACCAACACGGGAAATGGTTTGAAGA AGAACTTGTCTCTCAGTATAAGGAAAATGTAAGAGCTCTTGAATCCTCActcagaagaagaaaaggagatTCAACTGCAGAAGCTGGAATCGCAAGATTCACCAATTTCaccaagaaaatgaagaaggatgCCAAAAGATTAATCTTGGCTTTGAAGCAAGTAGATTGCGAGACTGTCACCACAGCATTCCTGGAAACATATCAGGAGACAACAGCTGTGATTAAAGCACTAAGGGAAGCCAATGCAGTTTGCGTTTCGGTTATCCAAATGATCTTTTCCTTCTTGTCTATGCCGCTTTTGAAGCTGAAGCAGTCAAAATGGTCTTTGGTTTCACAACTGATACACAATGGAAGAACAGAACACGAAGGCGTAAAAAACAGCACGATCTTGGAGACAAAACTGAAGACTTTTGAGATTCAACTTGACAGCATCGAAAAGGGATTAGAAGGAACATTTAGGAGCCTCATTAGATCAAGAAGCTCGCTCCTGAATGTTTTCTCCTGCTAA